In Candida albicans SC5314 chromosome 4, complete sequence, the genomic window CAGCATATGGGAAACGACACACATCCTTTTCCGGCAACTGTGGGAATGGATAATCAACACCAATGTCCATTCTTCTCCAATTGCCATGAGTACGATCGTAACCATCAAAATTGTCTTCTCTAACCATTGTTAATTCAGTATCCAAAGAAATTCTTACTCTGGCGTCCCCTGGTAATTGGAAAGCAGTTCTGTTATAGAATGAACGCATAACAGGAcgatatttttctttcaaaattctATATTGACATTCTTTTGCTAATCTTTCTAAATTGTCAATTTCTTGAGGACTCTTTTTACCTTCTTTTctcattttttcaaaaacttgACTAGCGGTTAATTCACCGGATAAGAATTGATTGAcctttttctctttcaatGCAAATCTGGCTTTCACTGATTTTTCACCGGTCCAATCTTCTCTATgagtttttctttcaacGAAAATCTGTTCAGATTTCATACCACCATACCATCTCAATCTAAGGGCTTCAGCTCCCTCATCTTTTCTTAATCTACCATAATAAAGATCCATATCTTTGTTATCGAAATAAATAGAGGTAATGGCACTATCTTCTGGTTCAAATTCTTTGTCAGCAttaaaaaccaaaactGGTAAATGTTTTAAGAtgattaatttcaattcagtAATGTTATCTGGATGAACCCAATACTTTGTGGTTTGTCTAACGAAATTTTGTTGACCTCCACCAGCAGCAGAATCCCCTTTCACTGGGTTACCTCTAGTTCTGACCAAATCATATAATTTAGACAACttaacaatcaaattatcGTAATTGTCTTTGTAGAAAGCCTTGGCGTTCAATCTAGCTTGGAATACTGGTTTTAATGTAAATTTTGTGGTTTTGTCATGtttcttgataattttttgaaaccCAGTGTAATTCAATCTGGTGAATTTAGCCAAATCGTGAACATCAGCAATAATGTCAGacaattcttcttccaaATCTTGGAAATCTTCTTCCAGTGGTGGATTAGTAATGGAAGGGTCGTGATTTTCATAACGATGTAAGGCATCAACAACTTCATAAACATAAGATTCGCTTTCTTTGATTCTTCTATTAACTTCGGTGTTTTTGACTTTAGTGAAAGAATATACTTTGTCTAATTCTGTTTCTAATGCATTAAGGAACAGTTCTTCCAAATCATTGTTCCAAATGCCATCATTGTCGTATAAtccttttttcaattgatgttTCAAATCATCGTAGGCAATGTAATAAAAGgaataattcttgattaaTGCCTTTCTCAAATGTTCACCAAACTTCATTGcttaaataaatatagaaagttgttattaaaaaaaaagtggtAGGTTGAGGAATTGGAATGTTGGGAATGGGATGATAAAAGAGAGGCTGGATATGACCAAAACTgcagcaaaaaaaaa contains:
- the VTC4 gene encoding Vtc4p (Putative polyphosphate synthetase; decreased expression in hyphae compared to yeast-form cells; fungal-specific (no human or murine homolog); virulence-group-correlated expression), yielding MKFGEHLRKALIKNYSFYYIAYDDLKHQLKKGLYDNDGIWNNDLEESFLNALETELDKVYSFTKVKNTEVNRRIKESESYVYEVVDALHRYENHDPSITNPPSEEDFQDLEEELSDIIADVHDLAKFTRLNYTGFQKIIKKHDKTTKFTLKPVFQARLNAKAFYKDNYDNLIVKLSKLYDLVRTRGNPVKGDSAAGGGQQNFVRQTTKYWVHPDNITELKLIILKHLPVLVFNADKEFEPEDSAITSIYFDNKDMDLYYGRLRKDEGAEALRLRWYGGMKSEQIFVERKTHREDWTGEKSVKARFALKEKKVNQFLSGELTASQVFEKMRKEGKKSPQEIDNLERLAKECQYRILKEKYRPVMRSFYNRTAFQLPGDARVRISLDTELTMVREDNFDGYDRTHGNWRRMDIGVDYPFPQLPEKDVCRFPYAVLEVKLQTQMGQEPPAWVRDLVTSHLVEAVPKFSKFIHGGATLLTDYVNLLPFWYTQMDVDIRKPKIQQEYGIRRNAPLRIESSTSANELDEEELSGYSGSGVQFSNDINPLEEDLEETSPLLFQNSHRSRQGNSFFNQLMSYFKDDREFTVKEGTNFDLNGTFKDKLPKGKSICVPIRIEPKVYLANERTFLSWLSVGMLIGGVATALLNYGSNSTLTASIGFFIAALFIIGYSTYKYLWRVLMIREKKAVAYGDKFGPNMICGVIFLAIFINYLVL